From the genome of Pseudonocardia sp. EC080619-01:
CCGCCGGCGGGCGCCCGGCCTGACCGGGCGCTCCCGGTGGACGGTGCCGGTCCGGCGACGATCTCGATCGGCCCCGGGTGGGCGGCCTACATCGGACCGTCGCTCGGGCTCGCGCCCCACCGCGGGGCCGTCACCTGCCTCGCGGTCGGTGTCGACGGGCCGCTCACCGTCGAGGCCGACGGGACCGTGCTCGTGGCCCGCACCGTGCTCGTCCCGGCCGGGCTGCGGCACCGCGTCCGGTCCGCGGGCGAGCGGACGGCGTTCCTGTACCTCGATCCCGGCACCGCCGCCCGGCACGGCTGCCGGGACCGGATGACCGGTGCCACCGGACCGCTCGCCCACGACCACGCCGACGAGACCTCCGTCGTCGCGTCCGCGGTGTCCGGGGACGCCATCGCGCTCCGCAGGACCGCGGCGGGCGCGGGCAATGCGGCCGGGCCTGCCGATCCGCGCATCCTCGACGCCCTTCGTGACGTCCGGCGGCCCGGCGGCGCCGACCTCCCGACCGACGAGCTGGCCCGCCGCGCCGGCCTGTCCCCGGCCCGGTTCCGCCGGTCGTTCGCGGCGGAGGCGGGCATCGGGATCCGCGGGTACCGGCGGTGGGCCCGGATGATCGTCGTCGCGCAGGTCGTCGCGGCGGGTGGGGACCTGACCCGGGCGGCGGCCGACGCCGGCTTCGCGACGCCGTCGCACCTGAGCCACGCGTTCCGGCAGATGTTCGGCCTGCGGCCGAGCCAGGTCCTCGACGCCGGCGGCCGGATCCGGGTCCGGGCACCCGACGACCGGCACGTTCGTGACAGCGCCGCCGTCGACGGCCGGGCGAGACTCACGCCCGCACGGTGACCGGACCGGCCACCGGCGGAGCGGAGGTCCGGTGTGAGCGCGGTCGTGATCGTCGTGGTGGGTGTGTTCTTCCTGGGCATGGGGATGTACGGGCTGGCCGCCCCGGCGGCCCTGGTGCGGCCCTTCGGGCTGGTCGCCGACCGCCCGGAGAGCCGCTCCGAGGTCCGCGCGGTCTACGGCGGGTTCGGCGTCGCGACGGCGGCCGTGCTCGGTGCCGCGCTCACGCTCCCGGACCTGCACGACGGCGTCGTGACCGC
Proteins encoded in this window:
- a CDS encoding DUF4345 domain-containing protein — encoded protein: MSAVVIVVVGVFFLGMGMYGLAAPAALVRPFGLVADRPESRSEVRAVYGGFGVATAAVLGAALTLPDLHDGVVTAVAVMLGGMAAGRVVSRLVDRPVGLYPVWFYCGVEIVAALLLVLAVLPA
- a CDS encoding AraC family transcriptional regulator, translated to MDGAGPATISIGPGWAAYIGPSLGLAPHRGAVTCLAVGVDGPLTVEADGTVLVARTVLVPAGLRHRVRSAGERTAFLYLDPGTAARHGCRDRMTGATGPLAHDHADETSVVASAVSGDAIALRRTAAGAGNAAGPADPRILDALRDVRRPGGADLPTDELARRAGLSPARFRRSFAAEAGIGIRGYRRWARMIVVAQVVAAGGDLTRAAADAGFATPSHLSHAFRQMFGLRPSQVLDAGGRIRVRAPDDRHVRDSAAVDGRARLTPAR